One stretch of Streptomyces sp. MMBL 11-1 DNA includes these proteins:
- a CDS encoding helix-turn-helix transcriptional regulator: MDENEMSVFGIPEAEEEIYRHFLRNPGTRAEDLHLLPGSRPREERARIARLQELGLLRAEDAERRIFPADPEVALTRLVDVRLHALHQELRGVTRSRHVIDGLRAEQGARTPAPDTSRGALLAHRSGLLSHIISLFERIWDQADELYRASDGTESGADGSAARPSGIERRVLVAMCTVGKDEAGARELGVSVRTYRRHVADLMRTLGAASRVQAALLARERGWI, from the coding sequence GTGGACGAGAACGAGATGTCTGTCTTCGGGATCCCGGAGGCCGAGGAAGAGATCTACCGGCACTTCCTGCGCAACCCCGGCACCCGCGCCGAGGACCTCCACCTCCTGCCGGGCTCCCGGCCCCGGGAGGAGCGCGCCCGGATCGCCCGGCTCCAGGAGCTGGGGCTGCTGCGCGCCGAGGACGCCGAGCGGCGGATCTTCCCGGCCGATCCCGAGGTGGCCCTCACCCGGCTCGTGGACGTCCGGCTGCACGCGCTCCACCAGGAGCTGCGGGGCGTCACCCGATCGCGGCACGTCATTGATGGTCTACGCGCGGAGCAGGGGGCCCGTACGCCCGCTCCCGACACCTCGCGGGGCGCGCTCCTCGCCCACCGCAGCGGCCTGCTCTCCCACATCATTTCCCTGTTCGAACGCATCTGGGACCAGGCCGACGAGCTGTACCGGGCGAGCGACGGCACGGAGAGCGGCGCGGACGGCTCGGCCGCCCGGCCCTCCGGCATCGAGCGGCGGGTCCTGGTGGCGATGTGCACGGTGGGCAAGGACGAGGCGGGCGCGCGGGAGCTGGGGGTGTCGGTGCGAACCTACCGGCGGCACGTCGCCGATCTGATGCGGACGCTCGGCGCGGCCAGCAGGGTGCAGGCCGCGCTGCTGGCCCGGGAACGCGGCTGGATCTAG
- a CDS encoding peptidase inhibitor family I36 protein, whose product MKFKAAALAAALTAGLTMTAVPAAATPTAPGAQAAWDCPAGNICLYDEAGGVGRFYTATDGCWFDNIGLAGGGDRATSVFNRTRHRVNLANWNGSAWEHLVHANPGQGFTLPASADNRTDAVHVIC is encoded by the coding sequence ATGAAGTTCAAGGCTGCCGCGCTGGCTGCGGCTCTCACCGCCGGACTGACCATGACCGCCGTGCCGGCCGCGGCGACACCGACAGCACCGGGCGCCCAGGCCGCCTGGGACTGCCCGGCGGGCAACATCTGCCTGTACGACGAGGCAGGCGGTGTGGGGCGCTTCTACACCGCGACGGACGGCTGCTGGTTCGACAACATCGGTCTCGCGGGCGGCGGTGACCGGGCCACGTCCGTCTTCAACCGCACCCGTCACCGTGTGAACCTCGCGAACTGGAACGGCAGCGCCTGGGAGCACCTCGTCCATGCGAATCCCGGCCAGGGCTTCACCCTCCCGGCCTCGGCGGACAACAGGACCGACGCCGTCCACGTCATCTGCTGA
- a CDS encoding nucleotidyltransferase domain-containing protein yields MNPQPHPCQGLGSGQAAADVRAAARLVAARYPEATGAVLGGSAARGQSTPSSDLDITVLLPDHGMRRREVLRHDDRLAEVFLSSRSGLRTAFTESRTTRRATALFLFADSLVLHDADGHVEALRQEAKALLAAGPDPLTGPEVDAQRALLTDLLDDLTDTSPHSGPHEQLAVADRILREAAHLLTAHHRTWNGAGKWLPRRLKAADPHLGQHLLDGHLALARHADPTPLTTSVMRVLILTGGPLREGHVDR; encoded by the coding sequence ATGAATCCCCAGCCCCACCCCTGCCAGGGGCTCGGTTCCGGCCAAGCAGCCGCAGACGTCCGTGCGGCTGCCCGACTCGTTGCCGCGCGCTATCCGGAAGCGACCGGCGCGGTGCTGGGCGGTTCCGCCGCCCGCGGTCAGTCCACACCGAGCAGTGACCTCGACATCACCGTCCTTCTCCCTGATCACGGCATGAGACGTCGTGAGGTGCTTCGTCACGACGACCGCTTGGCCGAGGTCTTCCTCAGCAGCCGCTCCGGCCTGCGAACCGCCTTCACGGAAAGCCGCACAACGCGCAGGGCCACCGCACTCTTCCTCTTCGCCGATTCCCTCGTTCTCCACGATGCCGACGGTCATGTCGAGGCGCTTCGTCAAGAAGCGAAAGCCCTGTTGGCAGCGGGCCCGGATCCTCTGACAGGGCCCGAGGTCGATGCCCAGCGAGCCCTGCTCACCGACCTCTTGGACGATCTCACCGACACCAGCCCCCACAGCGGCCCTCACGAACAACTGGCGGTCGCGGACCGCATCCTGCGCGAAGCGGCGCATTTGCTCACCGCGCACCACCGCACGTGGAACGGCGCCGGAAAATGGCTGCCCAGGCGTCTGAAAGCAGCTGATCCCCATCTCGGCCAGCACCTGCTCGACGGGCACCTCGCCCTGGCCAGACACGCGGACCCGACCCCGTTGACGACCTCGGTCATGCGCGTGCTGATTCTGACAGGCGGCCCTCTC